ACTGGTGGCCAAGCACGTAAGGCACGGGTTATTGATTGACATCGGCAGCACCACCACCGATCTGGTTTTGCTGAATTCCGGCGCAGTGCACGCCCGGGGATGGAACGACCAGCAGCGCATGGTGTTTGATGAGCTCATTTACACGGGAGTGGTGCGTACGCCGGTGATGGCGATCGCGTCCTGCGCGCCGTTCGCGGGAGAATGGCAGGGGTTAATGGCCGAGCAGTTTGCAACTATGGCGGATATTTACCGGCTGACCGGAGATCTGCCGGACGGGGCGGATCAGTTGCCGGCTGCCGATGGGGGCGGCAAATCCATGCAGGACAGCGCTCGCCGCCTGGCGCGCATGCTGGGCAGGGACCTCGAGTCTTCGCCTATATCAAGCTGGCAGCGCGTCGCCGGTTATATCGCTGACCTTCAACAAAATCGTTTGCACCAGGCTTGCTCAAGATTGTTTTCGCTGGGGATAGCGGGCGATGAGGCGCCGCTTATCGGAACAGGTTTCGGCCGCTTCTTGGTGAAAAGGCTTGCTTCCCGCTTTGCGCGGCCTTATTTGGATTTTTCCGGGCTGGTGGCATCGTCGCTCAACGATCGCTTGTGGATTGATGCGTGCGCGTCTGCGGTTGCAGTCGCTGCGCTGGCGCAAAGCAGAGTCCAGGAATAAAATCCTAGCATGCCACGGCTGACTGAATTGCCCTATCATGAGGACAGCGCGCGGCTGTTTGAAGCGATCGCTGACCAGCCTTGGGCGGCGTTCCTGGACAGCGGCACGCGTTTTGGCTCGCAGGCACGCTACGATATTTTAGTGGCGGAGCCATATGCCACCCTGGTT
The Burkholderiales bacterium DNA segment above includes these coding regions:
- a CDS encoding hydantoinase/oxoprolinase family protein — translated: MHDCTVGWDLGGAHLKVALVDSGGRVCNAMQLPCPLWQGLQHLDSAVAQALKNFGRAGALHALTMTGELADIFPNRVAGVTTLVEAMHAKLPHANLMVFAGRSGFVGVAQAKNYAGDVASANWFATAELVAKHVRHGLLIDIGSTTTDLVLLNSGAVHARGWNDQQRMVFDELIYTGVVRTPVMAIASCAPFAGEWQGLMAEQFATMADIYRLTGDLPDGADQLPAADGGGKSMQDSARRLARMLGRDLESSPISSWQRVAGYIADLQQNRLHQACSRLFSLGIAGDEAPLIGTGFGRFLVKRLASRFARPYLDFSGLVASSLNDRLWIDACASAVAVAALAQSRVQE